The following proteins come from a genomic window of Lentimicrobiaceae bacterium:
- a CDS encoding nucleotidyltransferase family protein, with protein sequence MEAVILAGGLGTRLQSVVSEVPKSMAPVNGKPFLEYQLDYLSNFGIKKFIFSVGYKAEIIQKHFGDQWHSIPVDYAFEKEPLGTGGGIKNAMKLAESEQVLVLNGDTLFRINLNDFLDFHLQKESAFSLALRKVNDVSRYGTVCTDENGMITGFKEKNTSSGEGFINGGIYLIEKNIFFSLPLPARFSIEKDFFEKYYQALAIFAMPFEAYFLDIGIPEDYQRAQNEFTQFTDKQ encoded by the coding sequence TTGGAGGCAGTTATTTTAGCAGGAGGTTTAGGAACACGCCTGCAAAGTGTAGTTTCCGAGGTTCCAAAGTCTATGGCTCCGGTAAACGGAAAGCCATTTCTTGAATATCAGTTGGACTATTTAAGCAACTTTGGAATTAAAAAGTTTATTTTTTCTGTGGGTTACAAGGCAGAAATCATTCAAAAACATTTTGGTGATCAATGGCATTCTATTCCAGTGGATTATGCTTTTGAAAAGGAACCTTTGGGTACCGGAGGCGGAATTAAAAATGCCATGAAACTTGCCGAAAGTGAGCAGGTGTTGGTGCTGAACGGGGATACACTCTTTCGGATTAATCTGAATGACTTTCTGGATTTTCACCTGCAAAAAGAAAGTGCCTTTTCGCTGGCTCTTCGTAAAGTGAATGATGTAAGCCGCTATGGAACAGTTTGTACAGATGAAAACGGGATGATCACTGGATTTAAGGAAAAGAACACTTCTTCAGGTGAAGGGTTTATCAATGGCGGGATTTATCTCATAGAGAAAAACATTTTTTTTAGCCTACCTTTGCCTGCCAGGTTTTCCATTGAAAAGGATTTCTTCGAAAAGTATTACCAGGCATTAGCTATTTTTGCAATGCCTTTTGAAGCTTATTTCCTGGATATTGGAATCCCGGAAGATTACCAACGTGCACAAAATGAGTTTACACAATTTACAGATAAACAATAA
- a CDS encoding D-sedoheptulose 7-phosphate isomerase, translating to MNRIQEIIQQSVLLKQQVLADKILLDTVEKITQEIIRCFQNDGKVLFCGNGGSAADAQHLAAEFSGRFYYDRDPLFSEALHVNTSYLTAVANDYSYDEIYARLVKAKGRKGDVLVGISTSGNSTNILKALEMAKKQGMVTVAMTGLTGGKMKDACDFLLNVPSTDTPRIQEVHIMLGHIICELVEVAIFPKNN from the coding sequence ATGAATAGAATACAAGAAATTATCCAACAGTCGGTTTTGCTGAAACAACAGGTTTTGGCAGATAAAATACTTTTGGATACAGTGGAAAAGATTACTCAGGAAATCATCCGTTGTTTTCAGAACGATGGAAAAGTTCTTTTTTGTGGAAATGGGGGAAGTGCTGCCGATGCGCAACACCTTGCTGCTGAATTCTCGGGAAGATTTTATTACGATCGTGATCCTCTGTTTTCGGAAGCATTGCATGTGAACACTTCATACCTTACCGCTGTTGCCAATGATTATTCTTACGACGAAATTTACGCCCGCCTGGTAAAAGCAAAGGGCCGCAAGGGGGATGTCCTGGTTGGAATTTCTACTTCAGGTAACTCTACCAACATATTGAAAGCATTGGAGATGGCTAAAAAACAAGGAATGGTTACCGTAGCTATGACAGGGCTCACCGGCGGAAAAATGAAAGATGCCTGTGATTTTTTGCTGAATGTTCCATCCACGGATACACCACGTATTCAGGAAGTACATATTATGTTGGGGCATATCATCTGCGAATTGGTGGAAGTCGCTATTTTTCCTAAAAATAATTAA
- a CDS encoding TonB-dependent receptor, producing the protein MRKIIKLYLYAIVFLVVNGSMLMAQNGIITGVVKDSKSHETIVGANVILQGTSTGASTDLDGKFTISNIKPGTYNIVVSYISYKTKIINKVKIAKAASVELNIDIEENTTSLQGVTITATRKTGSEVSVINSIRSSSLVINGISSQQISRSQDKDASEVVRRIPGITIMNNRFVVVRGLSQRYNSVLMNNTSTPSSEADMRAFSFDVIPSSLLDNILVYKTPAPELPADFAGAAINVFTKNDADKNSISVSYSNAYRSETTFNDFYSYNIGKYDWLGFDDGSRSLPSAFPDNLNELGSSAKDKAKRTELGRAFNKDWTPTKGTVATDQRFSLGTTSRFLLGKISVGNITAVNYSYTNDYDKVFRANYQVYDTIGNHSDTSYYFHDKRYTTTAKTGVLHNWSFIFGNNQKIEFRNLFNQIGTSKVTLRDGEDFYSGQKIRSYEMRFMSRSTYSGQLGGEHKLNNDRTKIDWNLGYSYANRKEPDVKRMTTVLNDDPQSEYYGQYGINVSFSASPELLGRLFVDMHENIYTANANISHKLIFGDFTPELKAGFYYEKKNREFSTRNIGYAASRYFDWINAPYLSVDSVFLDENINDSTGIHIDEKTNGSDSYKATNELIAAYASFKIPFTARISLYTGVRMEQNKQTLNSYASDNPNTKVNVNIDELHFFPSANLAFNIDEKTILRLAYGMTINRPEFREIAPFYFYDFEQKAGIRGNPDLKNATVHNIDLRYEYYPTSGEIISLAGFYKKFNDPIEAIQYNAGTGWDYKYENAKSATSIGAEIEIRKSFAKLAQQANMLRFIKDISVVFNASWIYTEMKFDPEKYYVTDSKRAMQGQSPYIINTGLYYQNDKNKLTASVLYNVIGKRIKLVGMDMPNTYEMPRNSLDFSFTKNLGKNLQLKGGIQDILNEKYTEKQFAHYTLDGKSHQKEQVTFSYRPGTYCTLGFVLNL; encoded by the coding sequence GTGCGGAAAATTATCAAACTCTATCTTTATGCAATCGTATTTTTGGTCGTAAATGGGTCCATGCTTATGGCGCAGAACGGAATTATTACAGGAGTAGTAAAGGATTCAAAAAGTCATGAAACCATTGTTGGTGCAAACGTGATATTACAGGGGACAAGTACAGGTGCCTCCACCGATCTGGACGGTAAATTTACCATTTCCAACATAAAACCGGGCACATATAACATTGTAGTCTCTTATATTTCATATAAAACCAAGATAATAAACAAAGTAAAGATAGCAAAAGCTGCCAGTGTAGAATTAAACATTGATATAGAGGAAAACACTACCTCCTTGCAGGGAGTAACCATTACTGCTACCCGCAAAACCGGTAGCGAAGTATCGGTCATCAATTCAATAAGAAGCAGTAGTTTGGTGATTAATGGTATTTCCAGCCAGCAGATCAGCCGTTCGCAAGATAAAGACGCATCGGAAGTGGTACGCCGCATTCCGGGAATCACCATCATGAATAACCGCTTTGTGGTAGTGCGCGGATTAAGTCAGCGGTACAACAGCGTATTGATGAACAACACCTCCACTCCCAGTTCCGAAGCCGATATGCGGGCTTTTTCTTTTGATGTAATACCAAGTTCCCTCCTTGATAATATTTTGGTTTACAAAACCCCTGCGCCTGAATTGCCTGCCGATTTTGCCGGAGCTGCAATCAATGTATTTACAAAAAATGATGCAGACAAAAACTCCATTTCCGTTTCTTATTCCAACGCCTACCGTTCCGAGACCACCTTCAACGACTTTTATTCTTATAATATAGGCAAATACGACTGGTTAGGTTTTGATGATGGTTCCCGTTCGTTGCCTTCCGCTTTCCCGGATAATCTGAATGAACTGGGCTCTTCTGCCAAAGATAAGGCCAAACGCACGGAACTTGGGCGTGCATTTAATAAAGACTGGACTCCCACAAAGGGAACTGTAGCTACTGACCAGCGTTTCTCACTGGGTACTACTTCCCGATTTCTGCTTGGGAAAATTTCCGTAGGAAACATCACAGCGGTTAATTACAGTTATACAAATGACTACGACAAAGTGTTCCGTGCCAACTACCAGGTGTATGATACCATCGGTAACCACAGCGATACATCTTATTATTTTCATGATAAAAGATACACCACAACCGCAAAAACTGGAGTACTGCACAATTGGTCGTTTATTTTTGGTAACAACCAGAAAATTGAATTTCGGAATTTATTTAACCAGATAGGCACTTCAAAAGTTACTTTGCGGGACGGAGAAGACTTTTACAGCGGGCAAAAGATTCGTTCTTACGAAATGCGTTTCATGAGCCGTTCAACCTACTCAGGCCAACTTGGAGGCGAGCATAAGTTGAACAACGACAGAACCAAAATAGACTGGAACCTGGGATATTCCTACGCCAACCGCAAGGAACCGGATGTAAAACGTATGACTACCGTACTCAACGATGATCCGCAAAGCGAATATTACGGGCAATATGGAATAAACGTCTCTTTTTCCGCCTCTCCTGAGTTGCTTGGACGTTTGTTTGTTGATATGCACGAAAATATTTACACAGCCAATGCTAACATCAGTCATAAACTTATTTTCGGAGATTTTACTCCAGAACTAAAAGCAGGTTTTTACTATGAGAAAAAAAACAGGGAATTCAGCACCCGTAATATCGGCTATGCCGCTTCACGTTATTTCGACTGGATAAATGCTCCTTACCTGTCGGTAGATTCTGTTTTCTTAGATGAAAATATTAATGATTCTACAGGCATTCATATTGATGAAAAAACCAATGGTTCGGATTCGTACAAAGCAACCAATGAACTGATAGCAGCTTATGCAAGTTTTAAAATTCCTTTTACCGCCCGTATTTCTCTTTACACCGGAGTAAGAATGGAGCAAAACAAACAGACATTGAATAGTTATGCTTCGGATAACCCCAATACCAAGGTGAATGTAAATATAGATGAACTGCACTTCTTCCCATCGGCAAATCTTGCGTTTAACATAGACGAAAAAACCATCCTTCGTTTAGCTTATGGAATGACGATAAATCGTCCTGAATTTCGTGAGATTGCTCCTTTTTACTTTTATGATTTCGAACAAAAAGCCGGAATACGCGGAAATCCTGATCTGAAAAATGCTACTGTTCATAATATTGATCTACGTTACGAATATTATCCTACCAGCGGAGAAATAATTTCGCTTGCAGGTTTTTATAAAAAATTTAATGACCCCATTGAAGCTATACAGTATAATGCCGGTACCGGTTGGGACTACAAATATGAAAACGCCAAAAGTGCTACCAGCATAGGTGCAGAAATTGAAATCCGTAAATCCTTTGCCAAACTGGCACAGCAGGCAAATATGCTTCGTTTTATCAAAGATATAAGCGTGGTATTTAATGCGTCATGGATTTATACCGAAATGAAATTTGATCCTGAGAAATATTATGTTACGGATTCAAAAAGGGCTATGCAGGGGCAGTCACCCTACATCATTAACACTGGTTTGTACTACCAAAACGACAAAAACAAGCTCACGGCAAGTGTTTTGTATAATGTTATCGGGAAACGTATAAAATTAGTTGGTATGGATATGCCAAATACCTACGAAATGCCAAGAAACTCTCTTGATTTTAGTTTCACCAAAAACCTTGGTAAGAATCTGCAATTAAAAGGTGGAATTCAGGATATACTGAATGAAAAATATACCGAAAAGCAGTTTGCTCATTATACTTTAGACGGCAAATCCCACCAGAAAGAACAGGTAACTTTCAGCTATCGTCCCGGAACGTATTGTACATTAGGATTTGTACTGAACCTTTAA
- a CDS encoding toxin-antitoxin system YwqK family antitoxin, whose amino-acid sequence MKKSLILFFLLFVTKIIFAQVLEYTDGKYYKNNMLYSGTYKEYYENGTLKLERPIKDGVEDGLAIQYYENGEKKEQQSWLNGKKHGTWISWAENQQKIAEASYNNDKKNGYWYIWNEAGIKRYEMFYSEGVKAGVWYMWDDNGKLIMERKYGN is encoded by the coding sequence ATGAAAAAATCACTCATCCTGTTTTTTTTACTTTTTGTTACTAAAATAATCTTTGCCCAGGTACTCGAATACACAGATGGTAAATACTACAAGAATAATATGTTGTATAGTGGCACTTACAAAGAGTATTATGAGAATGGAACCCTAAAACTTGAACGTCCAATAAAAGATGGAGTTGAAGACGGGCTGGCTATCCAATATTATGAAAATGGCGAGAAAAAAGAGCAACAATCGTGGTTAAACGGGAAAAAGCATGGAACCTGGATTTCATGGGCTGAGAATCAACAAAAAATTGCCGAAGCATCATATAATAATGATAAAAAAAACGGCTATTGGTACATCTGGAACGAAGCCGGGATAAAACGTTACGAAATGTTTTACTCAGAAGGAGTAAAAGCTGGTGTATGGTACATGTGGGATGATAACGGAAAACTAATAATGGAACGGAAATATGGCAATTGA
- a CDS encoding TIR domain-containing protein — MTVIKTYKQFLKWLQPPSETLARSNYFKSNYSVGEEMLHLINKRFRDLDLTKRQFISTEFQNCEFENCEFTSSFITSCTFNNCIFTKCSFTWAKFFESDLIKTQFVNCIIAELELCDVVIEDSVFKDCREILDLVIRGNWNRQLFFSNCYIAFLDIEPIKPENSEILNFEDCIISESSFDRVNFSKSKFTNCAHSLNQFTSCIFSKETLIDGNITSGMEFSFVDLRTILDSDNLPIKVLENIFGIHNPAIKEYIHGLTSKIEFQSIFISYSFKDKEFAQQINNELIDKGIMTFLWEKDSVGGESLKEIMSQSVKVKDRVLFIASKDSLKSSACHFELTEGRKKQELIWDNVLFPIHIDNYLFKVKKDNIRPVEIQEEYWKNITELRNLNSLDFTEFVRDKNYTGNKYENLIYRLVKGLRKGK, encoded by the coding sequence ATGACAGTTATTAAAACGTATAAACAATTTCTTAAGTGGCTTCAACCACCTTCTGAAACATTGGCTAGGTCAAATTATTTTAAATCAAATTATTCTGTTGGCGAGGAGATGTTACATCTTATCAACAAGAGATTTAGAGATCTGGATTTAACAAAAAGGCAATTCATATCAACTGAATTCCAAAACTGTGAATTTGAAAACTGTGAATTTACAAGTTCTTTTATAACTTCCTGTACATTTAATAATTGCATTTTTACTAAATGTTCTTTTACATGGGCAAAATTCTTTGAAAGTGATTTAATTAAAACACAATTTGTCAATTGTATAATTGCTGAACTAGAATTATGCGATGTAGTAATTGAAGATTCTGTTTTCAAAGATTGTCGTGAAATCTTAGATCTTGTGATAAGGGGCAATTGGAACAGACAATTGTTTTTCAGTAATTGTTATATAGCATTTCTCGACATTGAACCAATTAAGCCTGAGAATTCAGAGATTTTAAATTTCGAGGATTGTATTATTAGTGAATCGAGTTTTGATAGGGTTAATTTCTCAAAAAGTAAATTTACTAATTGCGCCCATTCATTAAATCAATTTACCTCATGTATATTTTCTAAGGAAACTCTAATAGATGGAAATATTACTTCTGGTATGGAATTTAGTTTTGTCGATTTACGAACAATTCTTGATTCTGACAACTTGCCTATCAAAGTGCTAGAAAATATTTTTGGTATTCATAATCCAGCAATAAAAGAGTACATCCACGGATTAACTTCAAAAATAGAATTTCAGTCAATTTTTATTTCCTATAGTTTTAAAGATAAAGAATTCGCTCAACAAATTAATAACGAATTAATTGACAAAGGAATAATGACATTTCTATGGGAAAAAGATTCTGTAGGAGGTGAAAGTTTGAAAGAGATAATGTCGCAAAGTGTGAAAGTCAAAGACAGAGTATTATTCATAGCTTCAAAAGACTCGCTAAAAAGTTCTGCTTGCCATTTTGAGTTGACTGAAGGAAGAAAAAAACAAGAATTAATTTGGGATAATGTGTTATTTCCAATTCATATTGATAATTATCTTTTCAAAGTAAAAAAAGATAATATCAGACCCGTAGAAATTCAGGAAGAATATTGGAAAAACATTACTGAACTTAGAAATTTGAACTCATTAGACTTTACTGAATTTGTTAGAGATAAGAATTATACTGGGAATAAATATGAAAATCTGATTTACAGACTTGTCAAAGGATTAAG
- a CDS encoding nitroreductase family protein, producing MESFLELVKSRYSVRNFLPNPVEEEKLMQIVEAARIAPSAANFQPWHFIVVQEENQKMALCSCYRGEWLKKAPVIIVVAGSHSISWKREDGKDHCDIDIAIATDHMTLMAASLGLGTCWVCHFDSKKCADVMALPRHIEPMVLLPLGYPLNSTIPEIHFNRKKMEEILHFNKF from the coding sequence ATGGAATCTTTTTTGGAATTGGTAAAAAGCCGTTATTCGGTAAGAAATTTTCTCCCAAATCCGGTTGAGGAAGAAAAACTAATGCAAATAGTGGAAGCCGCAAGAATAGCTCCGTCGGCAGCCAATTTTCAACCATGGCATTTTATTGTAGTACAGGAAGAAAATCAAAAGATGGCTCTTTGCAGTTGCTATAGAGGTGAATGGCTAAAAAAAGCTCCTGTGATAATAGTAGTTGCCGGAAGCCACTCTATATCCTGGAAAAGGGAGGATGGCAAAGACCATTGCGATATTGACATAGCCATTGCAACCGATCATATGACCCTGATGGCTGCTTCTTTAGGGTTAGGAACCTGCTGGGTTTGTCATTTCGACAGTAAAAAATGTGCCGACGTTATGGCGTTGCCCAGGCATATTGAGCCTATGGTTTTGTTACCTTTGGGTTATCCTTTAAACTCTACGATTCCGGAAATTCATTTTAACCGGAAGAAAATGGAAGAAATACTTCATTTTAATAAATTTTGA
- a CDS encoding HAD family hydrolase: protein MSLHNLQINNNWTLFLDRDGVINRRLPGDYVKSPDTFVFLPGVLDAMQVFARFFGRIFVVTNQQGIGKGLMKESDLKVIHDFMLAEIKKSGGRIDQVYFCPELADSGSFMRKPNIGMGLKAKKEFPEINFRNSIMVGDSVSDLRFGKRLKMKTVLIGEEPEIARIHPELADFYFSDLLNFANALQQNNSN from the coding sequence ATGAGTTTACACAATTTACAGATAAACAATAACTGGACTTTATTTCTCGACCGCGATGGTGTGATAAACCGACGCTTGCCGGGCGATTATGTAAAATCTCCGGATACCTTTGTTTTTTTACCCGGTGTTTTGGATGCCATGCAGGTTTTTGCCCGGTTCTTCGGGAGAATATTTGTGGTAACCAACCAGCAGGGTATAGGCAAGGGTTTGATGAAAGAATCTGATCTGAAGGTTATTCATGATTTTATGCTTGCAGAAATTAAGAAATCCGGAGGAAGGATTGATCAGGTTTATTTTTGCCCGGAACTTGCCGATTCAGGAAGTTTTATGCGTAAACCAAACATCGGTATGGGTTTAAAAGCCAAAAAGGAATTCCCGGAAATAAACTTCAGGAATTCCATCATGGTTGGAGATTCTGTTTCGGACTTGCGTTTTGGTAAACGATTAAAAATGAAAACAGTTTTAATAGGAGAGGAGCCGGAAATTGCTCGTATTCACCCGGAACTGGCAGATTTCTATTTTTCTGATTTGCTCAATTTTGCAAACGCACTTCAACAAAACAATTCTAATTAA
- a CDS encoding sodium:solute symporter yields MSPIFIFSVFIAYTALLFFITWLTARKANTQSFYIGNKASPWYVVAYGMIGASLSGVTFMSVPGWVGSTQFSYMMVVFGYLAGYIVISTVLLPLYYKLNLTSIYTYLDQRFGFWSYKTGAFFFLLSRVIGASFRMFLVVNVLQIFIFDAWGIPFGWSVGIFIFLIILYTFKGGIKTIIWTDTLQTTFMLAAVVISIVVISKGLHLSFSGLIQTVSDSDYSKVLVTDWHDKRHFLKQFLSGAFITITMTGLDQEMMQKNLSCRNLKDAQKNMLTFSFVLIFINLMFLFLGAVLFMYSNAKGIEIPVRSDDLFPIISLKYLGAFSGLIFMIGLISAAYPSADGALTALTTSFTIDFLGLDKRKNISERKRTRIRYGVHIAFALILLTVIVIFRAINDRAVIDKLFTIAGYTYGPLLGLYAFGLFSKKQVKDKYVPWIAIASPIICYFLSEYSEQLFQGYKFGFELLILNGVITYIGLSLVTRK; encoded by the coding sequence TTGAGTCCGATTTTCATCTTTAGTGTTTTTATTGCTTATACCGCTCTTTTATTTTTTATTACCTGGCTGACAGCCAGAAAAGCCAACACCCAATCGTTTTACATTGGAAATAAAGCATCTCCATGGTATGTAGTTGCCTATGGGATGATCGGAGCTTCACTTTCCGGGGTAACCTTTATGTCGGTGCCTGGCTGGGTGGGGAGCACACAATTCAGCTACATGATGGTGGTGTTTGGCTATCTGGCAGGTTATATCGTTATCTCCACCGTTTTACTTCCCCTTTACTACAAACTTAACTTAACTTCCATTTATACCTACCTCGATCAGCGTTTTGGCTTCTGGTCGTACAAAACCGGGGCTTTCTTTTTCCTGCTTTCGAGGGTTATCGGAGCCTCTTTCCGGATGTTTTTAGTGGTTAATGTTTTGCAGATATTCATTTTTGATGCCTGGGGTATTCCCTTTGGCTGGAGCGTGGGCATTTTTATCTTCCTGATCATTCTTTATACTTTTAAAGGAGGAATTAAAACCATTATCTGGACCGATACCCTGCAAACTACATTTATGTTAGCGGCAGTTGTTATTTCCATTGTGGTGATTTCGAAAGGGCTGCACCTTTCTTTTTCCGGATTGATACAAACGGTATCTGATAGCGATTATTCTAAGGTACTGGTAACCGACTGGCATGATAAACGACATTTTTTAAAACAATTTCTGAGCGGAGCTTTTATCACCATAACAATGACCGGGCTTGACCAGGAAATGATGCAAAAAAACCTGAGTTGTCGTAATTTAAAAGATGCTCAGAAAAACATGCTTACTTTCAGCTTTGTGCTGATATTTATTAACCTGATGTTCCTTTTTCTTGGCGCAGTACTTTTCATGTATTCCAATGCAAAAGGCATTGAAATACCGGTTCGTTCGGATGATTTGTTCCCGATTATTTCCCTGAAATACTTAGGTGCTTTTTCCGGATTGATATTTATGATAGGTTTAATTTCGGCTGCTTATCCCAGTGCCGATGGTGCGTTAACTGCTCTCACCACTTCGTTTACCATTGATTTTCTTGGTTTGGATAAGCGGAAAAATATTTCCGAACGCAAAAGAACCCGCATTCGTTATGGCGTGCATATTGCCTTTGCCTTGATTTTGCTTACTGTAATTGTGATTTTCAGGGCGATTAACGACAGGGCGGTAATTGATAAATTGTTTACCATTGCCGGTTACACATACGGACCATTGCTTGGCTTGTATGCGTTTGGCTTATTTTCAAAAAAACAGGTAAAGGATAAATATGTACCTTGGATAGCAATTGCTTCGCCTATAATCTGCTATTTCCTGAGCGAATATTCCGAACAGTTATTCCAGGGTTACAAATTTGGATTTGAATTGCTGATTCTTAACGGAGTAATTACCTATATAGGTCTAAGCCTGGTAACACGAAAATAG
- a CDS encoding T9SS type A sorting domain-containing protein: MKKIVLSVAIMIAVSLGLYAQNSINDPFFEHVPYSGAFGQQDDWTAGWANWTPQNTVYPATNVTISGEITQNTTWTAGNTYLLQGFVYVNDGATLTIEPGTVIRGDKDSKGSLIIRRGAKLMAEGTIDNPIVFTSNQPAGNRYYGDWGGVILCGKATINQSGGEAIIEGGPDATYGGGTSPDDADNSGSLKYVRIEFPGIAFVPDKEINGLTFGGAGTGTSAEYIQVSYSGDDSYEWFGGKVNVKHLIAFRGWDDDFDTDNGFGGMLQFCVALRDPEIADPGSGSNGFESDNDANGSSNTPITSPVFSNISIFGPKVDATTSINTNFKRAMHLRRNTQLKVYNSIFTGFPTGLFIDGSAAQANATADDLVVKNTVISGMGTFFASDFERNYFKTSDLKNDTLVNNSDLHIADPFNLESPDFRPLAESPVANKSTWGSDGINELKKYGLSVNFYPNPVDALGNFTLEIKNSGRIIINLYNMNGSIIQCISDKMMSQGVNNISVNLSGLPSGMYVATCTSDKGTQMIKIFKD; this comes from the coding sequence ATGAAAAAGATTGTACTAAGTGTAGCTATTATGATAGCTGTTTCCTTAGGGTTGTATGCGCAAAATAGCATTAACGATCCTTTTTTTGAACATGTTCCCTACTCCGGTGCTTTTGGTCAGCAGGATGACTGGACAGCAGGTTGGGCAAACTGGACGCCGCAAAATACCGTTTACCCTGCTACCAATGTAACTATCAGCGGCGAAATTACCCAAAACACCACCTGGACGGCAGGAAATACTTATTTGCTCCAGGGTTTTGTTTACGTAAACGATGGTGCTACCCTTACCATTGAACCGGGAACTGTTATCCGTGGCGACAAAGATTCCAAAGGTAGCCTTATCATTCGCCGTGGTGCCAAACTGATGGCTGAAGGTACCATTGACAACCCGATTGTTTTTACATCTAACCAACCTGCAGGAAATCGCTATTATGGCGATTGGGGCGGCGTTATCCTCTGCGGAAAAGCTACCATCAACCAATCCGGCGGCGAAGCCATCATCGAAGGTGGTCCTGATGCTACTTACGGCGGTGGAACCTCTCCTGATGATGCCGACAACTCAGGCAGTTTGAAATATGTTCGTATCGAATTCCCGGGTATTGCATTTGTTCCTGATAAGGAAATCAATGGTCTTACTTTTGGTGGCGCTGGTACTGGCACCTCAGCAGAATATATACAGGTTTCCTACAGTGGAGATGATTCTTACGAATGGTTTGGTGGAAAAGTGAATGTAAAACACCTGATTGCTTTCCGTGGCTGGGACGATGATTTTGATACCGATAATGGTTTTGGCGGGATGTTACAATTCTGTGTTGCTCTTCGCGACCCCGAAATTGCTGACCCGGGTTCAGGTTCCAATGGTTTTGAATCAGACAATGATGCCAATGGTAGTTCCAACACTCCAATTACCAGTCCTGTTTTTAGTAACATCAGCATCTTCGGACCCAAAGTGGACGCAACCACATCAATTAATACCAACTTCAAACGTGCAATGCACCTGCGTCGTAATACACAACTGAAAGTTTACAATTCCATTTTTACAGGCTTCCCTACCGGTTTGTTTATTGATGGTTCCGCAGCTCAGGCAAACGCAACTGCCGACGACCTTGTGGTTAAGAATACTGTTATTTCGGGGATGGGAACTTTTTTTGCTTCCGATTTCGAACGCAACTATTTCAAGACTTCTGATCTGAAAAATGACACTTTAGTCAACAATTCAGATTTGCATATTGCCGATCCATTCAATCTGGAAAGTCCCGATTTCCGTCCGTTGGCAGAATCTCCGGTAGCTAATAAATCTACCTGGGGTAGCGATGGTATCAACGAACTGAAAAAGTATGGACTCTCCGTTAATTTCTATCCCAATCCGGTGGATGCTTTAGGAAATTTTACATTGGAAATAAAAAATTCAGGTCGTATAATCATTAACTTATATAATATGAATGGCAGCATAATTCAGTGCATTTCGGATAAAATGATGAGCCAGGGAGTAAACAATATTTCTGTTAACCTGTCAGGTCTTCCTTCCGGAATGTATGTGGCTACCTGCACATCCGACAAAGGAACACAGATGATTAAAATTTTTAAAGATTAA